The genomic stretch ACGCGCGCTCCGGCGCCGCGGCGCGGGCGAGGACGGCGGCCGCGCGCCCCGAGTCGATCGCGGCTTCCGCCATCGCGTACCCCTCGTGGAGCGTCGGCGCGGCGTCCGCGATCCAGAGCGCCGCCGCGGCGTTGACGAGCACCGTCTCGCGGACCGGGCCGGGCGCCCCGTCGAGGACCGCCCGCAGGATCGCGGCGTTTTCCGCCGGCGCTCCGCCGGCGAGGTCGGCGATCTCGACCGGGCGCTGGGCGAGCACCCCCGCGTCGAACCGCCACGCGGCCGCGCGTCCCGGCCGCACCTCGAAGCCGATGGCGGCCACACCCGGCGTCAGCTCGTCGAGTCCGTTCTCCGAGTGGAAGACGATCGCGCGCTCCGTGCCGAGCATCGCGAGCGCCTCCGCCAGCAGCCGGGCGACGTCGAACCGGCTCACGCCGATGAGCTGCCGGTTCGCGTCCGCGGGATTGGCGAGGGGCCCGATCAGGTTGAAGATCGTCCGCACGGCGAGCTCCCGCCGCGCCGGCGCGACCTGGCGCATGGCGGGATGGAACGCGGGCGCGAAGAGGAACGTGAACCCGGTCTCGTCGAGCTCGGCGGCGGCCTGCGCGGGCGACTTCTCGATCGGGACTCCGAGAGACTCGAGCACGTCGGCGGAGCCGCAGCGCGTCGCCGAGCGGTTGCCGTGCTTGGCGACGGCGACGCCCGCACCCGCGCACACGAACGCCGCGGCGGTCGAGACGTTGACGGTCGTCCTCCCGTGCCCGCCGGTGCCGCACGTGTCGAGGAGCGGCGTCCGGGCCGAGGGGACGCGGAGCATCTTCTCCCGGACCGCGCCGACCGCGCCGGCGAGCTCCTCCGGCGTCTCGCCGCGCGCGGCGAGCCCCAGCAGCAGCGCGCCCTTCTGCGCGTCGGACGCCCGTCCTTCCAT from Thermoanaerobaculia bacterium encodes the following:
- the trpD gene encoding anthranilate phosphoribosyltransferase, translating into MSIARALRRIADRGTLSAGEARDAFFDLMEGRASDAQKGALLLGLAARGETPEELAGAVGAVREKMLRVPSARTPLLDTCGTGGHGRTTVNVSTAAAFVCAGAGVAVAKHGNRSATRCGSADVLESLGVPIEKSPAQAAAELDETGFTFLFAPAFHPAMRQVAPARRELAVRTIFNLIGPLANPADANRQLIGVSRFDVARLLAEALAMLGTERAIVFHSENGLDELTPGVAAIGFEVRPGRAAAWRFDAGVLAQRPVEIADLAGGAPAENAAILRAVLDGAPGPVRETVLVNAAAALWIADAAPTLHEGYAMAEAAIDSGRAAAVLARAAAPERA